The DNA region GGAGGCAATATGGACTCTAACAGCGCCGTCAGTCAGGATCCTTACCTGTGGCAGCATGACAACGTGCTGAAAAACCTGGCCGATATTCACGATGCCGCCCAGCTGCGCAAGGCGGAGCTGAGCTTCAGCGCGGCGCGGGCCGCGACACTGGAACTGGGCCCGCGCAATCCGGGGCTGCCCTATCTGCGTCTGATCCACCGCACGCTGTTCCAGGATATCTACAGCTGGGCGGGTGAGCTGCGCACCATCGATATCTGGCGCGATGAGACGCCCTTCTGCCATTTCGAATATATCGAAAAAGAGGGCAACGCGCTGATGGCCGCGCTGGAGGAGGAGAAGGGGCTGGCGGAGCTGCCGCGCGAGGAGTTTATCCGCCGCATCGCGCACTACTATTGTGAAATCAATATGCTGCACCCGTTTCGTCACGGGAATGGCCGCGCACAGCGCATCTTCTTCGAACAGCTGGCGCTGCATGCCGGTTATCTGCTGTCGTGGGAAGAGACGGATGCGGAAAGCTGGAAAGCGGCGAATCAGGCTGGCGTGGCCGGCGATCTGGAACCGCTGGAGCAGGTGTTTGCGAAAGTGGTGAGTGAGGCAGCTTAACCGCGTAGAATAGCGGCGCGGGTTATCACTCTGGATGGTTCATGCTGCTGCTTATCGACAACTACGACTCCTTTACCTGGAATCTTTATCAATATTTCTGTGAACTGGGCGCAGAAGTGCAGGTGGTGCGCAATGATGCCATCACCCTGGCACAGATGGCGGCCTTACCGCTGACCCATCTGGTGATCTCGCCAGGTCCCTGCACGCCGTCGGAGTCGGGAATTTCGCTGGCGGCGATCAGGCACTTTGCCGGTCAGCTGCCGGTGCTGGGTGTCTGCCTGGGGCATCAGGCGATCGCCCAGGCGTATGGCGCACAGGTGGTGCGGGCGCGTCAGGTGATGCACGGCAAAACGTCCGCTATTCAGCACACCGGTCAGGGTGTGTTTCGCGATCTCAATAATCCCCTGACCGTGACCCGCTACCATTCGCTGATTGTGCAGCGTGATTCCCTGCCGGACGATTTTGAGATAACGGCCTGGACGGTGCGTGACGGCGAACCCGACGAAATCATGGGATTCCGCCACAAGACCCTTGCCCTGGAGGGCGTGCAGTTCCATCCCGAGAGCATTCTCAGCGAACAGGGCCACCAGCT from Pantoea deleyi includes:
- a CDS encoding aminodeoxychorismate/anthranilate synthase component II; the protein is MLLLIDNYDSFTWNLYQYFCELGAEVQVVRNDAITLAQMAALPLTHLVISPGPCTPSESGISLAAIRHFAGQLPVLGVCLGHQAIAQAYGAQVVRARQVMHGKTSAIQHTGQGVFRDLNNPLTVTRYHSLIVQRDSLPDDFEITAWTVRDGEPDEIMGFRHKTLALEGVQFHPESILSEQGHQLLRNFLTQ
- a CDS encoding putative adenosine monophosphate-protein transferase Fic, which translates into the protein MDSNSAVSQDPYLWQHDNVLKNLADIHDAAQLRKAELSFSAARAATLELGPRNPGLPYLRLIHRTLFQDIYSWAGELRTIDIWRDETPFCHFEYIEKEGNALMAALEEEKGLAELPREEFIRRIAHYYCEINMLHPFRHGNGRAQRIFFEQLALHAGYLLSWEETDAESWKAANQAGVAGDLEPLEQVFAKVVSEAA